The stretch of DNA GGCATTCTTCTCATGCTGCAGATCGTACATGGAGAATTGGTGATGACCTCCAGACTTGTCATGTTCGGCGGAGAAGAAATGGACATTGTCAGCGGACATTTTGAAACCAAGGCTCTGCATTTGAGCAGCGGCCCACAATTGCACGTTGACTGAATTGATCTGCGGCACGTAGATGACGCCCTCAGCCTTGGTGAGGATGAGTTTCAAATTCCGTCGTTTTCTCAAAAAGATGGGAACATTGGCAGGGAAGTCGTGAATGGAACAAGTCAGAAACACCGTAGCAGTGTCAGCCTCAGCCGAAATCATGTCCAAAATCTCCTGGTTGTATTTTCGAATATCCTCTTTCAACTCGTAGGCCTCTCTAACTTGGTTGACAAACGGAACACGCTCATCAATGTTGTTTCGTTGCAGCTCGTGACATCGCAAACACACTCTAGGGCCTTCTCCTTTCAGTTTGACCTTTTGGGTGTAATATTTCTTCGCCTCAAAAACGTCAAAGGGCTCGTCATTGCTTACTAGATTCTGCTCGCGGGCCAGAAACTCCAGGTTCTCAGCACTCATGTTATCGATTAGGGAGTTGAACCGATCTGTTTCCTGTTTGATGTTGACTTTCTTGGGCTCTACGAAAAATCCAGGCTGATCTCGATCCTCGGTGTGGAAAGGAGTGTTACACGAAGCACATTCCGTCTGTTCTTCAACCGAGGAGCTTGTAGAAAGGTGTCGAGACGGAGCAGTCGTAGTAGTGCACGAACTGGTGATCAGTGTCGGTGCTCTCAAAGAAGTGACTGTAGTGGTTTTCGAGACTGTATGTAAGTGTTTACACAACAGCGGGGCGGTGTTTACTCGAAAAGTGCCCACTCTGGGCCGTAATAGCGTCTTTCGAGCAAGTCTCATATTGTGAATAGGTCGGTGGAAAATATCCTGCCAGAAAAGTTAGAGGTTCAATATTTCATGCATATCAGATGCAGATGCAGTCTACTGTGGCGAATGCTGCCGCTGGACAATATCAGTCAGTCAGAGGTGATTTGGAAAGCTAAAGACCGAGGAAAAAATGTGTGTCACATCCTGTATCTAAGCGATATTTATTCTTTTAATTTCATTTCCAACACAGTTTGCAAATGACACAtgagtttttttttttttttttttttttttttttttttttttttcttcatgaGAGGTTCGAACCTGGGGAGCTCGACTCTCTAAGTATTTACTTGAATTTGTTTGTTGGAAAATGGTTGATTCTACTGTAGAAGCCCAGACTAAGAGAAGAGACGATTCAAGCACAGGAGATCTACTAGGATTCCATAGAAAACAGGTGTACTGAAAAATCTTTGTTGTTCATCCTGTAGCTAGCTCTGTCTGCTGATGAACAGCCATCTGACTACAGGTATTGTCTTTAGCTCCTTGATAAttgcacttgtagtatgGATGTGATGAACACAGTATTGTACACCTACTAATGCCAAATTTTCTCGTGGTTATCCCATGGCATCTTGGCTAGcagtgtacatacataaCACACTTTGGATCTACTTCGCGTATTCTTGATTTCATTCATATTGCATTGTCTATAGTCTACTAGGTtactccatctcctcgtcctcatcctcctcctcgctctcACTGAGCTGTTCGGGCTCGTCCTTGAAGTCGGCCAGCTCGACCTGGTCGGACTCGTTTCCGTCGTTAGCGTCCTGTTCTTGCGATTCTCGAAGAATGGCAAGCTTCTCGGCTCGCACCTGTCGCTGCACCACCACATAGGAACCCAGAGGGGTCTTCTGCCAGTCCAGGTCCTTGAGGAAGTTGTTGACCTGGTCTCGGTTGGTGGGGCCAAAGTCAATGTTGGCTCGCTTCTGCTCAATAAACTTGGCGTTGGCGTCGATCTTATCCAGCAGAGTCAGCAGCTGGCGGTTGAacttggagatgttggaCCGTTTGGTAAACCGCTTGAGAGTGATTACAGCTGGAATGGCAAGCTCGGGGAAGGCCACTGACTTGCAGTAAAGCACAAAGAACTCGGACACCAGCTCCACAATCTGGTCGCACACACCCTCCTGGTAGACTCGAGAGCCCAGATAGCCCTTGTTGGCTCGGATGGCGTAGTCAAAGTCCAGGGGCTTGAGAGCCGAAGACTTGGGGGGCTTGGTCATGACCGACGAGTTAAGCAGCTCTGTGAGAAGAGGCAGCAAAGGGATGTAAACTCCAGTTCGCTGGGAGATTCGGAGCAGAGATCTGATCAGGTAGAATCGCAGAGGGAAGAACTGGACCGAGGGGATTAATCGGATCGTTCCAAGAGTGACCTGGACCAGAGGGTATAGCAGAGGTCGAAGAGGGGACTGAGAGCCCTTAGTGGCCTCGTTCTCGGCGTCACAGGTATCGGCAACCACTCGGGACCAGTAGTCCAGAGAATGCACAAACTGCCAGTTGTAGACGGCCTTGTAGGCGTGTTTGGAGGCAGTCTTATTGGTCAGAGAGCCTCGCAGGTGGATGGCCAGCTGTCGGATGGCGTCAAAGGCAATAGGATAAGCCTGCTGCTCGTTGACAGCGTACAACATGGCGGCGGTATTCTTCATGAAGTTGATGGTGCCCATGGTGTGGAACGAGGTGTTTTTGCACGAGTTGACAAACTGTCCGTAGGCGGCCTTCAGAATGGCCTCATAGGTACCGGAGTGCTCCTTGGACTCAGTAATTAGCAGAGCAAAGGCAGCCTCTCGGGCAGAAATGGCAGAGCTGGTACCCCAGATGTAGCACACGGAGGCGATGAGGTTCTTAGTGAGCTTTCGATGACTCAGCATGTAGGGCATGACCTTTTTGAGTGCAGCAATGGACCGGATAGTCTCCTCGGCTCCAGTGGTGGTGCTCAAAGACTGCTGCAGGACATCTCCATACGACTTGATGATAGCTGTGGCAgacttgttgttggtggcggATTCCTCGTCGACAACGCTGGTACCCTTCTTGGACTGCTTGAGAGGCAGCTGCTTGGTCAGAACCACAGGCACCCACCTGTTGACCACATCAAATAGCTTGGTGACCACCTTGATGTCGTTGATAACGTATTTGAAGTTGGCAGTAGCATTCTCATCCTCCTGAGAAGCTAGAGCAGCCTTAGCAGCCCGCAGAGCGTTTCTAGCAGCGTCGGTAGATTGAGTCTTCTCCATGGCAGATGCCCACTTCTTGACCATGGCCAGtgtcacctcctccttgtcctcctcctcggcgttggcgtcctcctccacgttctcctcgtcgtttAGGTATTTGAGAAACTCGGGGTCGTCCATCTCGGgggcctcgtcctcgtcagAGAAGGCCTCTCCTTCAGAGTCGTCGTCAGCTTCAATCTGATCCTGctcgtcctcgtcttcctcgtcttcaagttcctcctcgtcctcgtcctcctcagcgGCCTTGCCCTTCTTTTCGGGAACCTCAAATCCACCCTTCATAAAGTCGCCCACAGACATGTCTTCGAAAAACGAAGGAGCAGCCTTCTCGACCTTGTCTTCGGCAGAGACGCTAGCTCCAGGACGTCGACCCTTgacggccttggccttggcagcctggTCCACACGTCGCTTATCTATGGTTTTCTTCAGATGCTTGTTTTGGAACTTTTTCGTCGCCTTTGATGCCTTACCCATAGTGATTGTCTTGTAGTGAGATGTGCTTATGCTCAATTTGAAATTTCATCTCGAATTTTTTTAGAGTTGATGCGGGCAGAAAGTTTAATCGAAATGTTGATGAAGACAACTTAGACACGTGATATGGAATCTTATACACGTTAAAACAGCTGTTGACATATATATGTGTTTATAAGACCCATCAGGAATCACATTTACGTCTTATTTTCtactcataacctgtaACTCCACGTCCGGGGGGTGCAGGCTACAGATTTCGAAACGCTAAAAACCGCcttcgtggccaagtgGTAAGGCGCAGCACTAGTAATGCTGAGATCATCAGTTCAAATCTGGTCGAAGGCaaatatattttttttggcttcCCTTTTCACGAAGACACCAGTACCGGCGGTATGGACTGCGCCCACGCGACTTTTGCTGTATGTGGGTCAGGATTTTTCTAGCGTGGGTTGGTTTGGGAGTGTGAACTTTAGTTGAGGTTTTAACTAAATTTAACAACATGGGGGTGTTGGTATTAGTTTGTTGTAGGGGTAAAAACAGCTTGATTTccttttatttttttgttcaatATATTTCTACAACTGTCAGAGACATGTAAATATACGTCTAATTACCATGGACTGCTTGCATCCGTTAGACAACCCCAACAGGCAGTTCTCTTAACTAAACTTCCAACAAAGtcaactactgtacttgtactagaCCACAACCTGTAGCACACCTACTCAAGAGTAACATAATATATTGGGGTTGCTAGTTTTTTTGAAGAAACCTATCAAACCATACCATGTGAGAGGATTCCCAGAAATCATTCAAACCACTCTCGTCCCCCGTAACCGTCCTGTACTTGTTATCGCCTCGTTGCTCCATCCATTTTACATCCAATAACCACCACGGTGCTTCCTAAACCTAGAAGTCCACCAAGGTGTGTAGTGTTATCCCAATATATAATCTGTCATCAGCAAACGACATGGTATACGATACACGGTGGACACCACGATACGGAGGcacacacagacacggacacagacacagataCAGACACGGGCATAGACGCAGACACAAACCGACGAGACACAGAGACACAAATACAGATAGTATGGACAACACGGACAAACgacatggtggtggagtacGGTCATTGCACAACACACCCAGTTACCAACactcagacacagaa from Yarrowia lipolytica chromosome 1D, complete sequence encodes:
- a CDS encoding uncharacterized protein (Compare to YALI0D12012g, similar to uniprot|P39744 Saccharomyces cerevisiae YOR206w (RAD4) crucial for intranuclear movement of ribosomal precursor, similar to Saccharomyces cerevisiae NOC2 (YOR206W); ancestral locus Anc_8.617), which gives rise to MGKASKATKKFQNKHLKKTIDKRRVDQAAKAKAVKGRRPGASVSAEDKVEKAAPSFFEDMSVGDFMKGGFEVPEKKGKAAEEDEDEEELEDEEDEDEQDQIEADDDSEGEAFSDEDEAPEMDDPEFLKYLNDEENVEEDANAEEEDKEEVTLAMVKKWASAMEKTQSTDAARNALRAAKAALASQEDENATANFKYVINDIKVVTKLFDVVNRWVPVVLTKQLPLKQSKKGTSVVDEESATNNKSATAIIKSYGDVLQQSLSTTTGAEETIRSIAALKKVMPYMLSHRKLTKNLIASVCYIWGTSSAISAREAAFALLITESKEHSGTYEAILKAAYGQFVNSCKNTSFHTMGTINFMKNTAAMLYAVNEQQAYPIAFDAIRQLAIHLRGSLTNKTASKHAYKAVYNWQFVHSLDYWSRVVADTCDAENEATKGSQSPLRPLLYPLVQVTLGTIRLIPSVQFFPLRFYLIRSLLRISQRTGVYIPLLPLLTELLNSSVMTKPPKSSALKPLDFDYAIRANKGYLGSRVYQEGVCDQIVELVSEFFVLYCKSVAFPELAIPAVITLKRFTKRSNISKFNRQLLTLLDKIDANAKFIEQKRANIDFGPTNRDQVNNFLKDLDWQKTPLGSYVVVQRQVRAEKLAILRESQEQDANDGNESDQVELADFKDEPEQLSESEEEDEDEEME